One genomic window of Catenulispora sp. GP43 includes the following:
- a CDS encoding M48 family metallopeptidase has product MPDREGSENTPERNRQRFPGISSRAYEHPSDRTALVALRKIEGFDMLLRKLSGFIDERKIRLSLLADGVKVGDLQFPRLQTMLEDAVDVLDIGFMPEMYVVQNPVPNAFTIGMDRPTIVLTTGLYELMDEEEMRFVVGHEAGHVLSGHAVYRTMLFWLTNFATKLAWMPIGKWGIDMFINALLEWFRKAELSCDRAGLLVEQDLDAAMRSLMKLAGGSHLAEMNPIAFLEQAREHEGGGGMRESILKLMSLRERTHPYTSIRALELTRWVEAGDYQRVMGGTYPRREDDPQASVREEAKAAASQYKENFEKTTDPLLTKVRGFADEVAGVGSRIGETMYRKWGPNRGSDGAPEDDTED; this is encoded by the coding sequence ATGCCGGATCGCGAAGGTTCTGAGAACACGCCGGAGCGGAACCGCCAACGGTTCCCCGGCATCAGCTCCCGGGCCTACGAACACCCCTCGGACCGCACGGCGCTGGTCGCGCTGCGCAAGATCGAGGGCTTCGACATGCTGCTGCGCAAGCTGTCCGGGTTCATCGACGAGCGCAAGATCCGGCTGTCGCTGCTGGCCGACGGCGTCAAGGTCGGCGATCTGCAGTTCCCGCGGCTGCAGACGATGCTCGAGGACGCGGTCGACGTGCTGGACATCGGCTTCATGCCGGAGATGTACGTGGTCCAGAACCCGGTCCCGAACGCCTTCACCATCGGCATGGACCGCCCGACGATCGTGCTGACGACCGGGCTGTACGAGCTGATGGACGAGGAGGAGATGCGCTTCGTCGTCGGCCACGAGGCCGGCCACGTGCTGTCCGGGCACGCCGTCTACCGCACGATGCTGTTCTGGCTGACCAACTTCGCCACGAAGCTGGCCTGGATGCCGATCGGCAAGTGGGGCATCGACATGTTCATCAACGCCCTGCTGGAGTGGTTCCGCAAGGCCGAACTGTCCTGCGACCGCGCCGGTCTGCTGGTCGAGCAGGACCTGGACGCCGCCATGCGCTCCCTGATGAAGCTGGCCGGCGGCTCGCACCTGGCCGAGATGAACCCGATCGCGTTCCTGGAGCAGGCCCGCGAGCACGAGGGCGGCGGCGGCATGCGCGAGTCGATCCTGAAGCTGATGAGCCTGCGCGAGCGCACCCACCCGTACACCTCGATCCGCGCCCTGGAGCTGACCCGCTGGGTCGAGGCCGGGGACTACCAGCGGGTGATGGGCGGCACCTACCCGCGGCGCGAGGACGACCCGCAGGCCAGCGTCCGCGAGGAGGCCAAGGCGGCGGCGAGTCAGTACAAGGAGAACTTCGAGAAGACGACCGACCCGCTGCTCACGAAGGTGCGCGGGTTCGCCGACGAGGTGGCCGGGGTCGG
- the nadD gene encoding nicotinate-nucleotide adenylyltransferase, protein MTSHPTPEPQAAGATRRRRTRLGVMGGTFDPVHHGHLVAASEVASLFGLDEVVFVPTGEPWQKSERRVSAAEDRYLMTVIATASNPRFSVSRVDIDRGGPTYTIDTLRELSAERGPDTDLFFITGADVLEQIFSWHNAKELFDLAHFIGVTRPGHQLADPGLPPGKASLVEVPAMAISSTGCRERVRHGEPVWYLVPDGIVQYINKRGLYRDTPGTGTA, encoded by the coding sequence ATGACCTCTCATCCGACGCCCGAGCCGCAGGCCGCCGGGGCGACCCGCCGGCGCCGCACGCGGCTGGGCGTGATGGGCGGCACCTTCGACCCCGTGCACCACGGCCACCTGGTCGCGGCCAGCGAGGTCGCGAGCCTGTTCGGGCTCGACGAGGTGGTGTTCGTCCCGACCGGTGAGCCCTGGCAGAAGTCCGAGCGCCGGGTGTCCGCGGCCGAGGACCGGTACCTGATGACGGTGATCGCCACCGCCTCCAATCCCCGGTTCTCGGTGAGCCGCGTCGACATCGACCGCGGCGGGCCCACGTACACCATCGACACCCTGCGGGAGCTGTCGGCCGAGCGCGGCCCGGACACCGACCTGTTCTTCATCACCGGCGCGGACGTGCTGGAGCAGATCTTCTCGTGGCACAACGCCAAGGAGCTGTTCGACCTCGCGCACTTCATCGGCGTCACCCGTCCGGGCCACCAGCTGGCCGACCCGGGCCTGCCGCCGGGGAAGGCCTCGCTGGTGGAGGTGCCGGCCATGGCGATCTCCTCCACCGGCTGCCGCGAGCGGGTCCGGCACGGGGAGCCGGTCTGGTACCTGGTGCCCGACGGCATCGTCCAGTACATCAACAAGCGGGGGCTCTATCGGGACACCCCTGGGACAGGGACGGCATGA
- a CDS encoding LCP family protein, with protein sequence MSWPGENDPPSGGGGGRGRRRRADSPPEDPYQTAQSQGPNAGRHGSGEYERPAEYVARAEQEAAAYDQYGGYADPAYQQPQYQQDPYQQGAYQQGAYQQGGYQQYQAQDSYQAQDPYPAQDPYQPQDPYQTQSYGYGSAYPEAPAQYQNLDSSGFYQPTYQGSQAPPVPQAPQAPQTPSYEQFPQQPAYEDPSVQRVSAFPTMPEPVAGFVPDPEPILTPAPARAAAAEPEFETRTESDDTGEPEGELNNWLQFVGSDDRRVERARRRRVQLISLAAALVLLVGGGAWVLFSGGGGVKATETTVLFQVKDPNGNAVGNVVLVADKNEVAGKSDAAGRGAAVLIPSELSVESAALDSQPFGGAMPNTAPAGKDALTTLLGVNVDGVWSMDGLTFAALLNNLIGVTVTVDPASAAAVLDPSGKPLFQAGPQDMTGDKAAYYATYKPKGESPDKQLARFGQVVQAMLAKIPHQASTTTAVLNSLAAVPDPALPNDKLAAILTALGTEEQGGRFSEQPLPVRSDGTGVMDLDKASAVVKNLLDGASKAKDNGGLTRVSVADGTGRMDTVSSRAMAESKLVGGGYTPVDQGVTAQTPSTYVMVPSQGATSLGDQVALALGLPDSAVRVTPFDTTLTDARVVLGADWTQLGQVPADQPTTPDSPADSGAGTASAPGDTSATGGGPTDGTKGSTGPATHRPTSTGSSAG encoded by the coding sequence ATGAGCTGGCCGGGGGAGAACGATCCGCCGAGCGGCGGCGGAGGAGGACGCGGCCGGCGGCGGCGCGCCGACAGCCCTCCGGAGGACCCGTATCAGACCGCGCAGAGCCAGGGGCCCAACGCCGGACGGCACGGTTCGGGGGAGTACGAGCGGCCCGCTGAGTACGTGGCCCGGGCCGAGCAGGAGGCCGCGGCGTACGACCAGTACGGCGGCTACGCGGATCCGGCTTACCAGCAGCCGCAGTACCAGCAAGATCCGTACCAGCAGGGCGCGTACCAGCAGGGCGCGTACCAACAGGGCGGGTATCAGCAGTACCAAGCCCAGGACTCGTATCAGGCGCAGGATCCCTACCCGGCGCAGGATCCCTACCAGCCGCAGGATCCTTACCAAACGCAGTCGTACGGATACGGGAGCGCCTATCCCGAAGCGCCTGCCCAGTACCAGAACCTCGACTCCTCGGGTTTCTATCAGCCCACCTACCAGGGTTCCCAAGCTCCCCCGGTTCCCCAGGCCCCGCAGGCTCCGCAGACTCCGTCCTACGAGCAGTTCCCCCAGCAGCCCGCCTATGAGGACCCGTCCGTCCAGCGTGTCTCGGCGTTCCCGACGATGCCGGAGCCGGTCGCCGGCTTCGTGCCGGACCCCGAGCCGATACTGACACCGGCACCGGCGCGTGCCGCCGCGGCCGAGCCCGAGTTCGAGACCAGGACCGAATCCGACGACACCGGCGAGCCCGAGGGCGAGCTGAACAACTGGCTCCAGTTCGTCGGCAGCGACGACCGCCGCGTCGAGCGCGCCCGGCGCCGCCGCGTCCAGCTGATCTCGCTGGCCGCCGCGCTGGTGCTGCTGGTGGGCGGCGGCGCGTGGGTCCTGTTCAGCGGCGGCGGCGGGGTGAAGGCGACCGAGACCACGGTCCTGTTCCAGGTCAAGGACCCCAACGGCAACGCGGTCGGCAACGTGGTGCTGGTCGCGGACAAGAACGAGGTGGCCGGCAAGAGCGACGCGGCCGGCCGGGGTGCGGCGGTGCTGATCCCCTCCGAGCTGAGCGTGGAGTCCGCGGCGCTGGACAGCCAGCCGTTCGGCGGCGCCATGCCCAACACCGCGCCGGCCGGCAAGGACGCGCTGACCACGCTGCTCGGCGTGAACGTGGACGGCGTCTGGTCGATGGACGGGCTGACCTTCGCGGCGCTGCTGAACAACCTGATCGGCGTGACCGTCACCGTGGACCCGGCCTCGGCCGCCGCGGTGCTCGACCCGAGCGGCAAGCCGCTGTTCCAGGCCGGCCCGCAGGACATGACCGGCGACAAGGCCGCCTACTACGCCACCTACAAGCCCAAGGGCGAGTCCCCGGACAAGCAGCTGGCCCGCTTCGGCCAGGTCGTGCAGGCCATGCTGGCCAAGATCCCGCACCAGGCGAGCACCACCACTGCGGTGCTCAACAGCCTGGCCGCGGTCCCGGACCCGGCGCTGCCCAACGACAAGCTGGCCGCGATCCTGACCGCGCTGGGCACCGAGGAGCAGGGCGGCCGGTTCTCCGAGCAGCCGCTGCCGGTGCGCTCCGACGGTACCGGGGTGATGGACCTGGACAAGGCGTCCGCGGTGGTCAAGAACCTGCTGGACGGCGCGTCCAAGGCCAAGGACAACGGCGGCCTGACCCGGGTCTCGGTGGCCGACGGCACCGGCCGCATGGACACCGTCTCCAGCCGCGCGATGGCCGAGTCCAAGCTCGTCGGCGGCGGCTACACCCCGGTGGACCAGGGCGTGACGGCGCAGACGCCGAGCACCTACGTGATGGTGCCGTCCCAGGGGGCGACGTCGCTCGGCGACCAGGTGGCGCTGGCGCTGGGGCTGCCGGACAGCGCGGTGCGGGTCACGCCGTTCGACACCACGCTCACCGACGCCCGGGTGGTGCTCGGCGCGGACTGGACGCAGCTCGGGCAGGTGCCGGCCGACCAGCCGACCACGCCGGACAGCCCGGCCGACAGCGGCGCCGGCACGGCGTCGGCGCCCGGTGACACCTCCGCCACCGGCGGCGGGCCGACCGACGGGACCAAGGGCAGCACCGGACCCGCCACGCACCGTCCGACCTCGACGGGATCCTCGGCGGGCTGA
- the rsfS gene encoding ribosome silencing factor, with the protein MTATDRARELAIAAAQAASDKVADDIVAYDVSDVFVITDAFVLASANSDRQVRAIVDGIEERLLEIGAKPARREGEQEGRWVLLDYIDIVVHVQHAEERTYYSLERLWKDCPLIELPESVTNGRSERPAGAAAAVAGQAEDVAPEDDGAEEFDEEFDADDLAGGPGA; encoded by the coding sequence ATGACCGCAACCGACCGCGCCAGGGAGCTCGCCATCGCGGCGGCCCAAGCGGCGTCCGACAAGGTGGCCGACGACATCGTCGCGTACGACGTGAGCGACGTGTTCGTGATCACCGACGCCTTCGTCCTGGCCTCCGCCAACAGCGACCGCCAGGTGCGCGCGATCGTCGACGGCATCGAGGAGCGGCTGCTGGAGATCGGCGCCAAGCCGGCACGGCGCGAGGGCGAGCAGGAGGGCCGCTGGGTCCTGCTGGACTACATCGACATCGTGGTGCACGTCCAGCACGCCGAGGAGCGGACGTACTACTCGCTCGAACGGCTCTGGAAGGACTGCCCGCTCATCGAGCTGCCGGAGTCGGTGACGAACGGCCGCAGCGAGCGGCCGGCCGGCGCGGCCGCAGCGGTCGCCGGCCAGGCCGAGGACGTCGCGCCCGAGGACGACGGCGCCGAGGAGTTCGACGAGGAGTTCGACGCCGACGACCTCGCCGGCGGTCCGGGCGCGTGA
- a CDS encoding histidine phosphatase family protein, with amino-acid sequence MDRAAHKPGSRQIVLWRHGRTAWNLEGRFQGQTDIPLDEVGLAQAERAARVLAGLGPSAIVASDLIRAARTAETLARLTDLPVSLDEGLRETYAGRWQGLNDDEIIARFPEEFASFRRGEPIRRGGGELEVEVADRVVPAILRGLEKVPPGGTLVVATHGGAARVALGRMLGLSSEMWSALGGLSNCCWSILGEARRGWRLLEHNAGTLLEPVIGDDE; translated from the coding sequence ATGGACCGGGCCGCGCACAAGCCCGGCTCCCGCCAGATCGTGCTCTGGCGCCACGGCCGCACCGCCTGGAACCTCGAGGGCCGCTTCCAGGGCCAGACCGACATCCCCCTGGACGAGGTCGGCCTGGCGCAGGCCGAGCGCGCCGCGCGGGTCCTGGCGGGCCTGGGCCCCAGCGCCATCGTGGCCTCCGACCTGATCCGTGCCGCCCGCACCGCCGAGACCCTGGCCCGCCTCACCGACCTGCCGGTCAGCCTCGACGAGGGCCTGCGCGAAACCTACGCCGGCCGCTGGCAGGGCCTGAACGACGACGAGATCATCGCCCGCTTCCCCGAGGAGTTCGCCTCCTTCCGCCGCGGCGAGCCCATCCGCCGCGGCGGCGGCGAGCTGGAGGTCGAGGTCGCCGACCGCGTGGTCCCGGCGATCCTGCGCGGCCTGGAGAAGGTCCCGCCCGGCGGCACCCTGGTGGTGGCCACCCACGGCGGCGCGGCGCGCGTTGCGCTCGGCCGCATGCTGGGGCTGTCGAGCGAGATGTGGAGCGCGCTGGGCGGGCTGTCGAACTGCTGCTGGTCCATCCTCGGCGAGGCCCGCCGCGGCTGGCGGCTGCTGGAGCACAACGCCGGCACGCTGCTGGAGCCGGTGATCGGCGACGACGAGTAG
- a CDS encoding GNAT family N-acetyltransferase, whose amino-acid sequence MPAPELRPATTADLDAVLAFWQLAAEDAHRPADSVRALEALVVRDPEALILAVDPATADLLGTVIAGWDGWRCHFYRLAVHPGHRRAGIGRLLVAAAEARFRALGGTRADAMVLDENDLAHHAWRSGGYAPQPEWSRWVKPL is encoded by the coding sequence ATGCCGGCCCCCGAACTCCGTCCCGCGACCACCGCCGACCTCGACGCGGTCCTGGCCTTCTGGCAGCTGGCCGCCGAGGACGCGCACCGTCCCGCCGACAGCGTCCGCGCGCTCGAAGCCCTCGTCGTCCGCGACCCCGAGGCGCTGATCCTCGCCGTCGACCCCGCCACCGCCGACCTGCTCGGCACCGTCATCGCCGGCTGGGACGGCTGGCGCTGCCACTTCTACCGCCTCGCCGTCCACCCCGGCCACCGCCGCGCGGGCATCGGCCGCCTGCTGGTGGCCGCCGCCGAGGCCCGCTTCCGCGCGCTCGGCGGCACCCGCGCCGACGCCATGGTCCTCGACGAGAACGATCTCGCCCACCATGCCTGGCGCTCCGGCGGCTACGCGCCCCAGCCCGAGTGGTCCCGCTGGGTCAAGCCCCTGTGA